One Leptospira kirschneri serovar Cynopteri str. 3522 CT DNA segment encodes these proteins:
- a CDS encoding MFS transporter, giving the protein MEKSPSDKSLLRFFGLGELANHGWNAILAFWMIMGMAFFLFADQNLIAPNLKNIGASFGLINQEDVDWYIGGVIPILFFILGGAVSVSIGYLSQKYSRKTLIIFSVFLGEVPCFLSGFATSYPEFVFYRTLTGFGLGGIFPLLFTVLGDYFSNKSRSTAAAYVSLSMGIGLGVGQLLGGILGSTDPINGWRTSFIYLSIPSFFFAITYWIFCKEPIRGGGESEWSGIAEKFSEESFHLRWNDVRLLFKNKTNIGIFLQGIPGCVPWGVFFVFLVDYYETSYHLDKATATMLLTYAAIGVFAGTFFGGIIGQKIYNYKKRLLPLFCMSSILIGILPCIYLLKAENIAGSGLFILINVVAGFIISVTGPNVRATLINVNILKNRSSMFALYNLTDDLGKGLGPAMSALILGLTPGDRSLGLSISVLFWIPCALSWLIVLKNFEKDEKDVHEYLVLEAEKIKGAPN; this is encoded by the coding sequence ATGGAAAAAAGCCCCTCGGACAAAAGTCTTCTTCGCTTTTTCGGATTAGGAGAGTTGGCCAATCATGGATGGAACGCTATCTTAGCTTTCTGGATGATTATGGGAATGGCCTTCTTCCTTTTCGCGGATCAGAATCTAATTGCTCCCAACTTAAAAAATATCGGCGCCTCCTTCGGTTTAATCAATCAAGAAGACGTAGATTGGTATATCGGTGGAGTAATCCCGATTCTGTTTTTTATCTTAGGTGGTGCAGTTTCCGTAAGTATAGGTTACCTATCCCAAAAATATTCTCGCAAAACACTGATTATATTCTCTGTATTTTTAGGAGAGGTTCCTTGTTTTCTTTCCGGCTTTGCGACCAGTTATCCGGAATTCGTATTTTATAGAACTCTTACCGGGTTCGGTCTGGGAGGAATTTTTCCACTTCTTTTCACGGTATTAGGCGATTACTTTTCTAATAAATCCAGATCCACCGCAGCGGCTTACGTTTCTCTTTCGATGGGAATCGGTCTCGGAGTAGGACAACTTTTAGGAGGAATTTTAGGAAGTACAGATCCGATCAATGGTTGGAGAACAAGTTTTATCTATCTTTCCATTCCTTCTTTCTTTTTTGCGATCACTTATTGGATTTTTTGCAAAGAACCAATTCGAGGCGGAGGAGAATCGGAATGGTCCGGAATTGCGGAAAAATTTTCAGAAGAAAGTTTTCATCTTCGTTGGAACGACGTTAGACTACTTTTCAAGAATAAAACGAATATAGGAATTTTTCTTCAAGGGATTCCTGGTTGTGTTCCCTGGGGAGTATTTTTTGTCTTTTTAGTGGATTACTACGAAACTTCTTATCATTTAGACAAGGCAACGGCGACGATGCTTTTGACTTATGCTGCGATTGGTGTTTTTGCAGGCACGTTTTTCGGAGGAATCATCGGACAAAAAATTTATAACTATAAAAAACGTCTTCTTCCCCTTTTTTGTATGTCCAGCATTTTAATCGGAATTTTACCCTGTATCTATCTTTTAAAAGCGGAGAATATTGCAGGCTCAGGACTTTTTATTTTAATCAACGTCGTGGCTGGTTTTATCATCTCCGTTACCGGCCCTAACGTAAGGGCTACATTAATTAATGTGAATATTCTAAAAAACAGAAGTAGTATGTTTGCACTCTATAACCTTACGGACGATCTAGGTAAAGGGTTAGGACCCGCGATGAGCGCCTTGATTTTGGGCCTGACTCCGGGAGATCGTTCTCTTGGACTTTCCATTTCCGTTCTTTTTTGGATTCCTTGCGCCTTATCCTGGTTGATCGTTTTGAAAAATTTTGAAAAGGATGAAAAAGATGTACATGAATATTTGGTTTTAGAAGCCGAAAAAATCAAAGGGGCACCTAATTGA
- a CDS encoding DUF1561 domain-containing protein — protein sequence MRNWKVLILILLVSIVVGFEYGINYTLVHASSSSKTVDSIIQKPTDPPKDKPIKVNVSGGGTFCYGPTFSGGESYIIIEQCQQMHVMNARYDVFQRISYNVNNTWLCITAPEKVIHAEKTWDYVHLRPCTINDPLQRWIVKDNSFWTADERYRLKDTNWYGYISRNSKDRYNHTLDSSMKDWIQTIATPGNISIQTSIAWDLQTTEGNERYFIRRGGSDKNTTPLYYNPESGHLAQYDPVSSSLYCMYSNVGESNWNWVTWASCSDAAISKENPAFWNVSFQTEEGGIITDYKGNLLRVTRYGSNWGVAYAAKPDFVKKDTKNSPTSLFVVDKSLLDWTRYTSSNLGKTDQYCPAGNHKSILHKRVKRTLPPDFQLTEAWIQRLYAIAISASPTAQRSGICGVCLLQAFQMMAELQEYHSQGPLSAGGYFFDTAPNTDPFISFRQRYAYLNLIIENLPIMFNVDLIGLRLLVLATATYMLPQYEWIVSPEMNTRPEMITHINTLINSPPGSFWLAIMERQRPDGTIVGHAVPILRTSQGLVVMSTNWRSALLDQYRQSLAPTMDPNQVIANLERPDRTLLLLTTMQLGQVYHNPLDVMISNRNCTGEGEDRRGAGEYPTSASVNQCLSESGRCML from the coding sequence ATGCGAAATTGGAAAGTGTTAATCCTAATTTTGTTAGTATCGATTGTAGTTGGTTTTGAATACGGTATCAACTATACACTTGTACATGCGTCTTCTTCCTCAAAGACCGTTGACTCGATCATTCAAAAACCTACCGATCCACCAAAAGATAAACCAATCAAAGTCAATGTAAGTGGCGGAGGAACATTTTGTTATGGTCCTACTTTTAGCGGTGGTGAAAGTTACATCATAATTGAACAGTGTCAGCAAATGCACGTTATGAATGCAAGATACGACGTGTTCCAAAGAATTTCGTATAACGTCAATAATACGTGGTTATGTATCACTGCACCGGAAAAAGTCATTCATGCAGAAAAAACCTGGGACTATGTACATCTCAGACCTTGTACCATCAACGATCCTCTGCAAAGATGGATCGTAAAAGACAACTCATTTTGGACTGCGGATGAGCGTTATCGATTGAAAGATACAAATTGGTACGGCTATATATCAAGAAATTCTAAAGATAGATACAACCATACATTAGATTCTTCCATGAAAGATTGGATTCAAACAATAGCCACTCCTGGAAACATCAGCATTCAAACTTCTATCGCTTGGGATTTGCAAACTACCGAGGGAAATGAACGTTATTTTATTCGCAGGGGAGGTTCGGATAAAAATACAACTCCTCTCTACTACAATCCAGAAAGTGGACATCTCGCTCAGTATGACCCGGTGAGTAGTTCTCTCTATTGTATGTATTCTAACGTGGGTGAGTCAAATTGGAATTGGGTGACTTGGGCATCGTGTAGTGACGCAGCGATCAGTAAAGAGAATCCAGCTTTTTGGAACGTCTCTTTTCAAACCGAAGAAGGAGGAATCATCACAGATTATAAAGGTAATTTACTGAGAGTAACCAGATATGGAAGCAATTGGGGAGTTGCCTATGCAGCTAAACCTGATTTTGTCAAAAAGGATACTAAGAATAGCCCCACTTCTTTGTTTGTAGTTGATAAAAGTTTACTGGATTGGACACGTTATACGTCATCTAATCTTGGAAAGACAGATCAGTATTGTCCAGCTGGTAATCACAAAAGTATTCTACATAAAAGAGTCAAAAGAACCTTACCACCCGATTTTCAATTAACTGAGGCTTGGATTCAAAGACTTTACGCGATAGCTATTTCGGCTTCGCCTACGGCTCAGAGAAGTGGAATATGTGGAGTTTGTTTGCTCCAGGCTTTCCAGATGATGGCAGAACTACAGGAGTATCATTCTCAAGGACCTCTTTCCGCAGGAGGTTATTTTTTCGATACGGCTCCTAATACCGATCCCTTTATATCGTTTAGACAACGTTATGCGTATTTAAATCTAATAATAGAAAATTTACCTATCATGTTTAATGTTGACTTAATCGGACTCAGGCTATTGGTATTGGCAACTGCTACGTATATGTTGCCTCAGTATGAATGGATTGTCTCTCCTGAAATGAACACTAGACCTGAGATGATAACTCACATAAATACACTTATCAATTCTCCCCCTGGAAGTTTTTGGTTGGCGATAATGGAGCGACAACGTCCTGATGGAACTATAGTGGGACATGCAGTTCCAATACTTAGGACCTCTCAAGGATTGGTAGTAATGTCAACAAACTGGCGTTCGGCGTTACTGGACCAATATAGACAATCTTTAGCACCCACAATGGATCCAAATCAGGTAATTGCAAACCTGGAAAGACCGGATCGAACTCTGCTTTTGCTTACAACTATGCAGTTAGGACAGGTTTATCACAACCCATTGGACGTTATGATCTCTAATCGAAATTGTACAGGAGAAGGAGAAGACAGAAGAGGCGCGGGGGAATATCCAACCAGCGCATCTGTAAATCAATGCTTGAGTGAAAGCGGCAGGTGTATGTTGTAA
- a CDS encoding putative glycoside hydrolase, producing MYYIILFIICFVWTSSAFPDFDLPFPIKSAKKHSIETILSESRKQKVGSPEILKNNENYRPFTGTQVGSTKTKPKIESFKFESPKEDKTFKIEVVKTQNVENSLKNSDLETVSNIKVPEFSRGIYISQKTLKKEREFNDLRKKGKQYGINFLVIDIQPSVPSKEIVETLVIEGFYPVARVVNFDGGLPTEKPPIQRINSIHKSIQAACKSGFPEIQLDYIRYADNLNLKLTYEMRYKNIAEIIKGIRKETLKCNNLPYIGADIFGRIPFNQNDMIGQKVEIFAQLVDVLYPMLYPSHFYGMADKIKNPYQTVYDGTLFTIKRSLKTTRVIPYIQGFNMSVGKSGLTLSNYIKAQIKASYDSGGHGFVVWNAWNDYESTFQALKDYEKEVKKD from the coding sequence ATGTATTATATTATTCTATTTATTATTTGTTTTGTTTGGACTTCATCAGCGTTTCCTGATTTTGATCTTCCTTTTCCAATAAAAAGTGCTAAGAAACATTCAATTGAAACTATTCTTTCTGAATCTCGTAAACAAAAGGTCGGATCTCCTGAAATTTTAAAAAACAATGAGAATTATAGGCCTTTTACGGGAACACAAGTCGGATCTACTAAAACCAAACCCAAAATAGAATCTTTCAAATTTGAATCACCTAAAGAAGATAAAACTTTCAAGATAGAAGTTGTAAAGACTCAGAATGTGGAAAATTCTTTAAAAAATTCCGACTTAGAAACGGTTTCTAATATCAAAGTTCCGGAATTTTCCAGGGGAATTTATATTTCGCAGAAAACCTTAAAGAAAGAGAGAGAATTTAATGATCTCAGAAAAAAAGGAAAACAGTATGGAATTAATTTTCTCGTAATCGATATTCAACCTTCAGTTCCTTCTAAGGAAATTGTAGAAACTTTGGTAATAGAAGGATTTTATCCTGTCGCGAGAGTTGTAAATTTTGACGGGGGACTTCCGACAGAAAAACCACCTATCCAAAGAATCAATTCAATACACAAATCGATTCAAGCCGCTTGTAAATCTGGTTTTCCAGAAATTCAATTGGATTACATTCGTTATGCGGATAATCTGAACTTAAAACTGACTTACGAAATGCGATATAAAAATATCGCTGAAATTATTAAGGGTATCAGAAAGGAAACTCTTAAATGTAATAATCTTCCTTATATTGGGGCAGATATTTTTGGTCGGATCCCATTCAACCAAAACGATATGATCGGACAGAAAGTAGAAATATTTGCTCAACTTGTCGATGTACTTTATCCAATGCTTTACCCATCTCATTTTTATGGTATGGCCGATAAAATCAAAAATCCGTATCAGACAGTGTATGACGGAACTCTTTTTACCATTAAGAGATCGCTAAAAACGACGAGAGTTATTCCTTACATTCAAGGTTTTAATATGTCTGTAGGGAAGTCGGGACTCACACTTTCAAATTATATCAAAGCTCAGATAAAGGCCTCTTATGATAGTGGAGGGCATGGATTTGTAGTTTGGAATGCCTGGAATGATTACGAATCTACTTTTCAAGCCTTAAAGGATTACGAGAAGGAAGTAAAGAAAGACTAA
- a CDS encoding tetratricopeptide repeat protein translates to MIFSFLNRFFFRGKFVKFADLCKVRFFCSFFPTLLIISSFGNLVSRELVYAFRDPGKPEKEKMILVGETVLYDKVKPIEEKGKNKHLDIGVDTRADLVTIKINFDPGLRVGQTLYLIEKDFDHKNYKNGNIVAQIEIKSIFQTSFIGKRARGIGNLSLVKNKNLMVAAPLVSEKVEPAIVERKMGDYHLSRNEIAEAIRSYKHTISLDPSSPMGHFRLGLLYKRTGEAYVSAGSEFSMAWNNRKRFENSQEELEFYTEYIDYLNHKYDTEGFKNQSILSRSMEVIQEAFKLTRSDSELLTHSALTYYYFYKEKFKSGSSVDRKKSDTYFEISQKLIQNAIQLNPSDYRNYLLVSKLYLDKISELTSDTGQSGLGDSEEIEILKNKFADSLEKYKVFKPASVPGDPYVLKSLN, encoded by the coding sequence ATGATTTTCTCTTTTTTAAATCGGTTCTTTTTTAGAGGTAAGTTCGTAAAATTCGCCGATCTTTGTAAGGTGAGATTCTTTTGTTCTTTTTTTCCAACCCTTCTTATTATCTCTTCCTTTGGAAATCTTGTTTCTAGGGAACTCGTCTATGCTTTCAGAGATCCTGGAAAACCGGAAAAGGAAAAGATGATTCTTGTAGGAGAAACCGTTTTGTATGATAAGGTCAAACCGATCGAAGAAAAAGGAAAAAACAAACACCTTGATATCGGAGTCGATACAAGAGCGGATCTAGTTACTATCAAAATCAACTTTGATCCGGGTCTTAGAGTTGGTCAGACTTTATATCTCATCGAAAAAGACTTTGATCATAAAAATTATAAAAACGGCAACATAGTCGCACAGATCGAAATCAAGTCCATCTTTCAAACCTCTTTTATTGGCAAAAGGGCAAGAGGAATTGGAAACCTTAGTCTTGTTAAAAATAAAAATCTAATGGTAGCCGCTCCCTTAGTTTCCGAAAAAGTCGAACCTGCAATCGTGGAAAGAAAAATGGGGGACTATCATCTTTCCAGAAACGAAATTGCAGAAGCAATCCGATCTTACAAACATACGATCAGCCTGGATCCTTCTTCTCCTATGGGACATTTTCGTTTAGGTCTTCTTTATAAAAGAACAGGAGAAGCCTACGTTTCAGCCGGGTCTGAATTTTCTATGGCTTGGAATAACCGTAAACGTTTTGAAAATTCTCAAGAAGAACTTGAGTTTTATACTGAATACATCGACTATTTAAATCATAAATATGATACGGAAGGTTTTAAAAATCAGTCTATTCTTTCTAGATCAATGGAAGTGATTCAAGAAGCGTTCAAACTTACTCGATCTGATTCCGAACTTCTCACCCATTCTGCCTTGACTTACTATTATTTTTATAAAGAAAAATTTAAGTCTGGTTCCTCCGTGGATCGAAAAAAATCAGACACATATTTTGAAATTTCCCAAAAACTTATACAGAACGCAATCCAACTCAATCCTTCGGATTATAGAAATTATCTTTTGGTTTCTAAACTCTATCTAGATAAAATCTCCGAGTTGACCTCCGACACGGGTCAAAGCGGATTAGGCGATTCGGAAGAAATAGAAATTTTAAAAAATAAATTTGCAGATTCATTAGAAAAGTATAAAGTATTTAAGCCAGCTTCCGTTCCCGGCGATCCTTATGTTTTAAAATCCTTAAATTGA
- the mtnC gene encoding acireductone synthase yields MNIKTFEFYLFDIEGTTTPIEFVHKILFPYSVEKFDSFFQSNSLEKEWIEKLILEGKNDSTYSGKLSDSALDLSEYCKHLVSLDRKSGTLKEIQGRIWKSGYENGKLKSLMFSDVPPFLKRIQASKKKSAVYSSGSIQAQKLIFEYSNFGNLTDFFYAYFDTGVGGKRESSSYSKISELLGVAPEKILFFTDIKEEADAAKEAKLYPTILERPGNYPQPQHPHFRISSFEGLNP; encoded by the coding sequence TTGAACATAAAAACTTTCGAATTCTATCTATTTGATATTGAAGGAACAACAACTCCGATCGAATTCGTTCATAAGATTCTTTTTCCTTACTCCGTGGAAAAGTTTGATTCTTTTTTTCAATCGAATTCACTTGAAAAAGAATGGATTGAAAAATTGATCTTAGAAGGTAAAAACGATTCCACCTATTCCGGAAAACTTTCGGATTCCGCTCTCGATCTGAGTGAATATTGTAAACATCTCGTTTCGTTGGATCGCAAAAGCGGCACTCTGAAAGAGATTCAAGGTAGAATTTGGAAATCAGGTTATGAAAATGGAAAACTAAAAAGTTTGATGTTTTCGGACGTTCCTCCTTTTTTAAAAAGAATCCAAGCTTCTAAAAAGAAATCGGCGGTTTATTCTTCTGGTAGTATTCAAGCGCAAAAGTTAATTTTCGAATATTCAAATTTTGGCAACTTAACTGATTTTTTTTACGCCTACTTTGATACCGGAGTCGGAGGAAAAAGAGAATCCTCCAGTTATTCTAAAATTTCGGAACTACTAGGAGTTGCACCGGAAAAAATTTTATTTTTCACGGATATTAAAGAAGAAGCCGACGCCGCCAAAGAAGCAAAACTTTACCCTACAATTTTAGAACGTCCCGGTAATTATCCTCAACCGCAACATCCTCATTTTAGAATTTCTTCTTTTGAGGGTTTGAATCCTTAA
- a CDS encoding alpha/beta hydrolase, with translation MTFHHKEFHILSSSDKSKLYCQSWTKPNSNRLLIFHHGFGEHSGRYANLVRYFSKSDINFYSFDMRGHGNSDGKRGHSDSFDLYVRDLADFVSEVLKREHKERFFLLGHSLGGAITLRYSQEGINQDNILGLILGSPALMVRMDFRKKLKKFAAAILSKISPSSVVDAELDLQYLSHDPEVIESYKQDPLVHGKVSLKMGTELLEIGPKLIKKANVLRCPVLILHGQEDGLVDVNGSTELYKNLIYRNKRIKIYPGFYHELMNEFPEHREMVLNDIQTFLETIQREKIDFESLKLQRKEVVPRKKRNPVSNP, from the coding sequence ATGACCTTTCATCATAAAGAATTTCACATTCTATCCAGTTCCGATAAATCTAAATTATATTGTCAGTCTTGGACAAAACCTAATTCCAATCGATTGTTGATCTTTCATCACGGTTTTGGAGAGCATAGCGGACGTTATGCGAATTTGGTTCGTTATTTTTCGAAAAGTGATATTAATTTCTATTCCTTTGATATGAGAGGTCACGGAAATTCGGATGGAAAAAGAGGTCATTCGGATTCTTTTGATTTGTATGTAAGAGATCTTGCCGATTTTGTTTCAGAAGTTCTTAAAAGAGAACACAAAGAACGTTTTTTTCTATTGGGGCATTCTCTGGGAGGAGCGATTACTCTTCGATATTCTCAGGAAGGAATCAATCAGGATAATATTCTCGGTTTGATTCTGGGTTCTCCTGCGCTTATGGTAAGAATGGATTTTAGAAAGAAGTTAAAAAAGTTTGCCGCCGCTATTTTAAGTAAAATTTCCCCTTCTTCCGTTGTGGACGCGGAGTTGGATCTTCAATATCTTTCTCATGATCCAGAGGTAATTGAATCTTATAAACAAGATCCTCTCGTTCACGGCAAAGTTTCTTTGAAAATGGGAACCGAACTTTTGGAAATCGGACCTAAATTGATCAAAAAAGCAAATGTACTTCGTTGTCCGGTGCTGATTTTGCATGGTCAGGAAGACGGACTTGTGGACGTAAATGGTTCTACAGAACTTTATAAAAATCTAATTTATAGAAATAAAAGAATCAAAATTTATCCTGGTTTTTATCACGAACTGATGAATGAATTTCCAGAACATAGAGAAATGGTGTTAAACGACATTCAAACTTTTTTAGAAACCATTCAGAGAGAAAAAATCGATTTTGAGTCTTTAAAGTTGCAAAGAAAAGAAGTGGTTCCCAGGAAAAAAAGAAATCCGGTTTCTAATCCTTAA
- a CDS encoding histone deacetylase, whose translation MPTGFIYSQDFLYHNANFVIPHYENSDRLLACLNKLHQSSYFGSLFFPEMKKFPNEFLNEIHSKNHIQKIENSKGKRGYFDSDTPFTEKSWISAYSAANSGIILSESLISGTIKNGFSLLRPPGHHAEHNRIMGFCMLNNVAITARYLQNNGYKKIFIIDWDVHHGNGTQEIFYEDPNIFYLSIHQFPFYPMTGLITETGKGKGIGTTKNIPMQANSENQAYIQKFKEIVVPTMERFDPDIVLISAGFDAHKDDPLGGMNVTTKGFEDLTRIILESADRICGGKVLSFLEGGYDLTALSESVEAHIAVLNSFS comes from the coding sequence ATGCCGACAGGTTTTATCTACTCTCAAGATTTTCTTTACCATAATGCAAATTTTGTAATCCCTCATTATGAGAATTCCGACAGACTACTTGCGTGCTTGAACAAATTGCATCAAAGTAGCTATTTTGGTTCTTTATTTTTTCCTGAAATGAAAAAGTTTCCCAATGAATTCCTCAACGAAATCCATTCTAAAAATCACATTCAAAAAATCGAAAACTCCAAAGGAAAAAGAGGTTATTTTGATTCAGATACTCCTTTTACGGAAAAATCGTGGATATCAGCCTACTCCGCTGCAAATTCTGGAATAATATTGTCGGAATCCTTAATTTCGGGAACAATCAAGAATGGTTTCTCTCTTCTTAGACCTCCTGGTCATCATGCGGAGCATAATCGTATTATGGGTTTTTGTATGTTAAACAATGTTGCTATTACCGCTCGGTATTTGCAAAATAATGGATATAAAAAAATTTTTATTATTGATTGGGATGTCCATCACGGAAATGGAACACAAGAAATCTTTTATGAAGATCCAAATATTTTTTATCTATCGATTCATCAATTTCCATTTTATCCAATGACCGGTTTAATAACGGAAACTGGCAAAGGAAAAGGTATTGGAACTACAAAAAATATTCCTATGCAAGCGAATTCTGAAAACCAAGCCTATATTCAGAAATTTAAAGAGATCGTTGTTCCTACAATGGAACGTTTTGACCCAGATATCGTTTTAATTTCTGCAGGTTTTGACGCACATAAAGACGATCCTCTTGGAGGAATGAATGTAACAACAAAAGGATTCGAAGATCTTACTCGTATCATTTTAGAAAGCGCAGATAGAATTTGTGGTGGCAAGGTTCTATCCTTTTTAGAAGGGGGTTACGACTTAACTGCGTTATCAGAATCCGTAGAGGCTCACA
- a CDS encoding enoyl-CoA hydratase/isomerase family protein: MGFIDRDTIDLGSGNKILTLSFNNPETRNSMTREMGLEFKKIIEGLIETPEQNKPRVVILTGKNDIFSAGGNFELLKSFSTKDYETNKKTMFEFYNLFLSVRRLDIPVICAANGHAIGAGFSLTFACDIRIFANEAKYQFNFVKLGIHPGMGSSYIVKELFGTHIANRLLFLAETLNGEEAFRLGLCNDSVPQKEVLGRATEIAIALSESAPLALSELKKNTYDKEKLEAALRKEAESQARNFISSDFKETIKAIEQKRKPVFKGL; encoded by the coding sequence ATGGGATTCATAGACCGAGACACAATCGATCTGGGTTCAGGAAATAAAATCCTGACTTTAAGCTTCAATAATCCTGAAACCAGAAATTCTATGACTCGCGAAATGGGTTTAGAATTCAAAAAAATTATCGAAGGTTTGATAGAAACTCCAGAACAAAATAAACCAAGAGTTGTAATTTTAACGGGAAAAAACGATATTTTTTCAGCGGGCGGTAATTTCGAATTATTAAAGTCTTTTTCAACTAAAGACTATGAAACGAACAAAAAGACAATGTTCGAATTCTACAATCTATTCTTATCCGTAAGACGTTTGGATATTCCAGTAATTTGCGCCGCAAACGGCCATGCAATTGGAGCGGGATTTTCACTTACATTCGCCTGCGATATTCGTATCTTCGCCAATGAAGCCAAATATCAATTTAACTTTGTTAAACTCGGAATTCATCCTGGAATGGGTTCAAGTTATATCGTGAAAGAATTGTTCGGAACTCATATTGCAAACCGACTTTTATTTTTAGCGGAAACATTAAATGGCGAAGAAGCGTTCCGACTTGGACTCTGTAATGACTCAGTTCCCCAAAAAGAAGTCTTAGGAAGAGCGACTGAAATTGCAATTGCATTATCCGAAAGCGCTCCTTTAGCACTTAGCGAGTTAAAAAAGAACACCTACGATAAGGAAAAATTAGAAGCCGCTCTCAGAAAAGAAGCTGAATCCCAGGCAAGAAATTTCATTTCTTCCGATTTCAAGGAAACAATCAAAGCAATCGAACAAAAAAGAAAACCTGTTTTCAAAGGATTATAA
- a CDS encoding DUF1577 domain-containing protein: MAVGRSDSLQELITILETMFGETIIGTDINLVKHLFYYLKADDVEFPFDYDGQRFFAVVENIEETNVNLRISGATQGLTLRAKISFEIMNILYQFEVIILEFMEDSIVQIRIPSELQAASFRKNVRVAVDDLFMNYVILFRSLSGGGREIGRNIQVEQRFNSLMREIKKDNSDLRLINIIISEYISNVSKEYEIVFFSQDREETFLDFFIRRHDRPVFMPDTSLIINYIREDEEIVGNYREEYMRMVLENGQDYADNFFRELQKKEIREFVISYIVLPIRLFNDVVGYIRVYTSAMDRFSITPFQVGYLIELAEIFSYSITKIFIRENNYGNAKSGTRVVDISINGLLFEIEEKRIFQYLKKHNIIKMFIPVSEKILILRGEVVRYIAVDEERFHLGVNFFDSNPDDMLILQKYIFTRTRRILSE, encoded by the coding sequence ATGGCAGTCGGAAGATCGGACAGTTTACAAGAACTCATTACAATTCTGGAAACAATGTTCGGAGAAACGATCATCGGAACCGACATCAATCTTGTAAAACACCTGTTCTATTATCTTAAAGCGGATGATGTGGAATTTCCGTTCGACTACGACGGGCAAAGATTTTTTGCCGTTGTGGAAAATATAGAAGAGACAAACGTAAACCTAAGAATTTCCGGTGCAACACAAGGACTAACCCTAAGAGCAAAAATCAGTTTCGAAATCATGAACATTCTTTATCAATTCGAAGTTATCATTCTCGAATTTATGGAGGATTCGATCGTTCAAATCCGAATTCCGTCGGAACTACAAGCGGCCTCTTTTAGAAAAAATGTCCGTGTAGCCGTAGACGATCTATTTATGAACTATGTGATACTTTTTAGATCGCTTTCTGGAGGAGGAAGAGAAATCGGCAGAAACATACAAGTAGAGCAAAGGTTCAATAGTCTCATGAGGGAAATCAAAAAAGATAATTCTGACTTGAGATTAATAAATATTATAATTTCTGAATATATCTCGAACGTTTCTAAGGAATACGAAATTGTGTTTTTTTCTCAAGATAGAGAAGAAACATTTTTGGACTTTTTTATCCGTAGGCACGACCGGCCCGTGTTTATGCCGGATACTTCCTTGATCATCAATTATATACGTGAAGATGAGGAGATTGTTGGGAACTACCGCGAAGAATATATGAGAATGGTTCTTGAAAACGGTCAGGATTATGCAGACAATTTTTTTAGAGAGCTTCAAAAAAAAGAGATCAGGGAATTTGTGATTTCTTATATAGTATTGCCGATTCGATTGTTCAACGACGTAGTGGGTTACATCCGAGTTTATACTTCGGCCATGGATCGTTTTTCTATTACCCCTTTTCAAGTTGGTTATTTAATCGAACTCGCGGAAATTTTCAGTTATTCTATTACTAAAATATTTATTAGAGAAAATAACTACGGAAATGCAAAATCAGGAACTAGAGTGGTTGACATTAGTATAAACGGGCTTTTGTTTGAAATCGAAGAGAAAAGAATTTTTCAATATTTAAAAAAACATAATATTATAAAAATGTTTATTCCAGTTTCAGAAAAAATCCTAATTTTAAGGGGCGAAGTCGTTCGATATATCGCTGTCGATGAAGAAAGATTCCATCTCGGTGTAAATTTTTTCGATTCCAATCCGGACGACATGTTGATTCTACAAAAATATATCTTTACTAGAACTCGAAGAATCCTTTCGGAATAA